A stretch of Tenrec ecaudatus isolate mTenEca1 chromosome 2, mTenEca1.hap1, whole genome shotgun sequence DNA encodes these proteins:
- the SLC26A2 gene encoding sulfate transporter — protein MRKPKHLSPEMSSESKEQHGLSPGDSSEENEQYSPQTSICLEPEKEPSTDFKPLRAMDQCRPLSRVRVEPQKKPNSDFKQFIIKKLQKTCQCSPSKAKNMIFGFLPVLHWLPKYDLKKNILGDIMSGLIVGILLVPQSIAYSLLAGQEPISGLYTSFFASIIYFLLGTSRHISVGIFGILCLMIGEVVDRELHKAGYDTAHVTSSLANGSTPSSHMFPEPCDRNCYAILVGSTVTFMAGVYQVVMGFFQVGFVSVYLSDALLSGFVTGASFTILTSQAKYLLGLSLPRSSGVGSLITTWVHIFSNIHKTNICDLITSLVCLLVLLPTKELNERFKSKLKVPIPAELFVVIAATLASHFGKLHETYNSSIAGCIPTGFKPPKAPDWSLIPNVAVDAIAISIIGFAITVSLSEMFAKKHGYTVRANQEMYAIGFCNIIPSFFHCFTTSAALAKTLVKESTGCQTQLSSVVTALVLLLVLLVIAPLFYSLQKSVLGVITIVNLRGALLKFKDLPQMWRLSKMDTLIWFVTMLASALISTEMGLLIGVCFSMFCVILRTQKPKSSLLGLVEDSEVFESTSAYQNLQTMPGIKIFRFVAPLYYINKECFKSALYKKTLNPVLVKAAQKKAAKRRIKEETVTLSRIRDDVSTHLSRDPLELHTIVIDCSAIQFLDTAGIHTMKEVRRDYEAVGIQVLLAQCNPSVRDSLTRGEYYKKEEETLLFCSVYDAMVFAMESQNQKGTGVPNGLESFQ, from the exons GAAGCCGAAGCACCTGTCGCCAGAAATGTCCTCGGAGAGTAAAGAACAACATGGCCTTTCACCTGGGGACTCATCAGAAGAAAATGAGCAATACAGTCCTCAGACCAGCATCTGCCTGGAGCCTGAAAAAGAGCCAAGTACTGACTTCAAGCCACTTAGGGCTATGGATCAATGCAGACCTCTTTCTAGGGTCCGTGTGGAGCCTCAGAAGAAACCAAATTCTGACTTCAAGCAGTTTATCATCAAAAAGCTGCAGAAGACATGCCAGTGCAGCCCATCCAAAGCAAAAAACATGATTTTTGGTTTCCTTCCTGTTTTGCACTGGCTTCCAAAATATGATCTGAAGAAAAACATTTTAggagatataatgtctggcttGATTGTAGGCATCTTATTAGTGCCTCAGTCTATTGCATATTCCCTCTTGGCTGGCCAGGAGCCTATCTCTGGTCTGTATACATCCttttttgccagcatcatttatttCCTATTAGGTACCTCTCGGCACATTTCTGTGGGCATTTTTGGAATATTGTGCCTTATGATTGGTGAGGTAGTTGACCGCGAACTACACAAAGCTGGCTATGACACTGCCCATGTTACTTCCTCTCTAGCAAACGGGAGCACACCATCAAGCCACATGTTCCCTGAGCCGTGTGATAGAAATTGCTATGCGATTCTAGTGGGCAGCACTGTAACCTTTATGGCTGGGGTTTATCAG GTAGTGATGGGCTTCTTtcaagtgggctttgtttctgTGTACCTCTCAGATGCCTTGCTGAGTGGATTTGTCACTGGTGCCTCCTTCACCATTCTTACATCTCAGGCCAAGTACCTCCTGGGGCTCAGCCTTCCTCGGAGTAGTGGTGTGGGCTCACTTATCACCACCTGGGTGCATATCTTCAGCAACATCCATAAGACCAATATctgtgatctcattaccagcCTCGTGTGCCTTTTGGTTCTCTTGCCAACCAAAGAACTCAACGAGCGGTTCAAGTCCAAGCTGAAGGTGCCAATTCCTGCCGAACTCTTTGTGGTTATAGCAGCCACATTAGCCTCTCACTTCGGGAAGCTGCATGAAACGTACAACTCCAGTATCGCTGGCTGTATCCCCACTGGATTCAAACCACCCAAAGCACCAGACTGGAGCTTAATCCCTAATGTGGCTGTGGATGCAATCGCGATTTCTATCATTGGTTTTGCTATCACAGTATCGCTTTCTGAGATGTTTGCCAAGAAACATGGCTACACAGTGAGAGCGAATCAGGAAATGTATGCCATTGGCTTCTGCAATATCATCCCTTCCTTTTTCCACTGCTTCACCACGAGCGCAGCTCTCGCCAAGACGTTAGTTAAAGAGTCCACAGGCTGCCAAACCCAGCTCTCAAGTGTGGTGACCGCCCTGGTTCTTTTGTTGGTCCTCCTGGTCATAGCCCCTTTGTTCTATTCCCTTCAAAAGAGTGTCCTTGGCGTGATCACGATTGTAAATCTCCGCGGAGCCCTGCTTAAATTTAAGGACCTGCCCCAGATGTGGCGACTTAGCAAAATGGACACGCTCATCTGGTTTGTGACTATGCTGGCCTCTGCACTGATAAGTACGGAAATGGGCCTGCTTATTGGTGTCTGTTTCTCCATGTTTTGTGTCATTCTCCGCACTCAGAAGCCAAAGAGTTCATTGCTTGGCCTGGTAGAAGACTCTGAAGTCTTTGAATCCACATCTGCTTACCAAAACCTTCAGACTATGCCAGGAATCAAAATTTTTCGCTTTGTAGCCCCTCTCTATTACATAAACAAAGAATGCTTTAAATCTGCTTTATACAAAAAAACTCTCAACCCAGTCTTAGTCAAGGCAGCTCAGAAGAAAGCAGCCAAGAGAAGGATCAAAGAGGAAACAGTGACTCTGAGTAGAATCCGGGATGACGTTTCCACCCATCTTTCCCGTGACCCCCTGGAACTCCACACGATCGTGATTGACTGCAGTGCGATACAGTTTCTCGATACAGCAGGGATCCACACAATGAAAGAGGTTCGCAGAGATTATGAAGCCGTCGGTATACAGGTTCTGCTGGCTCAATGCAATCCTTCTGTCAGGGACTCCCTGACCAGGGGAGAGTActacaaaaaggaagaagaaacccTTCTCTTCTGCAGTGTGTACGACGCAATGGTTTTTGCCATGGAATCTCAAAATCAGAAAGGAACGGGTGTTCCCAATGGTCTTGAGTCTTTCCAGTGA